One window of Mastacembelus armatus chromosome 20, fMasArm1.2, whole genome shotgun sequence genomic DNA carries:
- the urad gene encoding 2-oxo-4-hydroxy-4-carboxy-5-ureidoimidazoline decarboxylase isoform X1: MSVGVQGLYHPHTTMDISAVNALPYEDFVNIFGNVVEKCPIITAAVWSMRPFASLSALEAAISEFIDALPESGKEGILRCHPDLASRDLHGGTLTRESREEQARAGLDALSSAEASRMAQLNVEYKERFKFPFVICARMNDKANILRQLSERCGNERAAERARGIEEVKKICRLRLQGLVLTDAPNKL, translated from the exons G GGGCTTTACCATCCACACACGACCATGGACATCAGCGCAGTAAATGCTCTTCCCTACGAGGATTTTGTGAATATTTTCGGTAATGTGGTGGAGAAATGTCCCATAATAACAGCTGCCGTGTGGTCGATGCGTCCATTTGCGAGCTTGTCTGCCCTGGAGGCTGCGATCAGTGAGTTCATCGACGCTCTGCCAGAATCAG gtAAAGAGGGGATCCTCAGGTGTCACCCAGACCTCGCGAGCAGGGACCTGCACGGCGGCACCTTGACCCGGGAGTCTCGTGAGGAGCAGGCGCGAGCCGGCCTGGACGCACTGAGCTCAGCGGAAGCCTCGCGCATGGCCCAGCTCAACGTGGAGTACAAGGAGCGGTTTAAGTTTCCCTTTGTGATCTGCGCCCGGATGAACGACAAGGCGAACATCTTACGGCAGCTGTCAGAGCGGTGTGGGAACGAGCGCGCCGCGGAGAGGGCGCGCGGAATcgaggaggtgaagaagattTGCCGCCTGCGTCTCCAAGGTCTGGTGCTGACTGACGCTCCCAACAAGTTATGA
- the urad gene encoding 2-oxo-4-hydroxy-4-carboxy-5-ureidoimidazoline decarboxylase isoform X2, whose amino-acid sequence MDISAVNALPYEDFVNIFGNVVEKCPIITAAVWSMRPFASLSALEAAISEFIDALPESGKEGILRCHPDLASRDLHGGTLTRESREEQARAGLDALSSAEASRMAQLNVEYKERFKFPFVICARMNDKANILRQLSERCGNERAAERARGIEEVKKICRLRLQGLVLTDAPNKL is encoded by the exons ATGGACATCAGCGCAGTAAATGCTCTTCCCTACGAGGATTTTGTGAATATTTTCGGTAATGTGGTGGAGAAATGTCCCATAATAACAGCTGCCGTGTGGTCGATGCGTCCATTTGCGAGCTTGTCTGCCCTGGAGGCTGCGATCAGTGAGTTCATCGACGCTCTGCCAGAATCAG gtAAAGAGGGGATCCTCAGGTGTCACCCAGACCTCGCGAGCAGGGACCTGCACGGCGGCACCTTGACCCGGGAGTCTCGTGAGGAGCAGGCGCGAGCCGGCCTGGACGCACTGAGCTCAGCGGAAGCCTCGCGCATGGCCCAGCTCAACGTGGAGTACAAGGAGCGGTTTAAGTTTCCCTTTGTGATCTGCGCCCGGATGAACGACAAGGCGAACATCTTACGGCAGCTGTCAGAGCGGTGTGGGAACGAGCGCGCCGCGGAGAGGGCGCGCGGAATcgaggaggtgaagaagattTGCCGCCTGCGTCTCCAAGGTCTGGTGCTGACTGACGCTCCCAACAAGTTATGA